TGAGTGCCTATGTTACCTTACCTACATCATCTAGAGTCTAGACTCCAATTGTCAATCCcacaaataaaaaattatcataattaatCTGAATAAAAGGTGAACTTTATAGATATGGGTAGTAGAGAAGCAAGTGTTCTCATTTTTTAACCACTAAAGAAACGTAGAAAAATATTGAAAGTCAGGCCTAAGTTTCTACAAGCTCTGGCTAAGTTGATTTTCGCCCAAATTCAGTAATTGGTTCTGGTCTGGAATCAATGGAAGTCCTCTTCCTCCATCTATtacttcttaccagtgggcagtAATGAGTAGAAGTAGAAAAGTAGAAACTCGAATGAGTCATGACAAGTCACCAAAGCAAAAACTAAAGCTTTGAGAGTTGAGAGTCGCAGAAAGTGGTTCCCTTTTTGAAAGTTTTCACTTTCACCCATAAGTGAAAAACAAGAGGAAAACAATTCCATAAAAAAACACATAAAAAGAAAGAATGTAAGCTAAAGAGGCATCGCAAGAAGAACACTTGCTTTTTGCGTACATCAAATTGATGGTTATTGTTATATACACACCATAATACAAACAAAAGACATTGAAAACAACACCCAACAAAACTCTTCCCTACACCATCTCCTCCCCAGCAATGGAATGACCCTTTCCCTGTTCCTCTACCACCGGGCACAGAgctccatcaccaccaccaccaccacccttCTCTCTTCTTATCCTGTACACCCACTTTCTTGTCAAATATAAATTTGATCATTATATCAACGACCAGATTGGGATACCTTGGGAGAGGAGATTGGGGTCAGCGTAACTGAGAGATGTGGGATGCTTCAGGCATTGATGAATCTGCTTTCTTTATGTTTTAGGCCGTTTGGGCACGATAGCAGCACTAGTGGCAACTTTGAGTCAGCTGGTGTTGGAAAAGAAGGGAAAGACGGGTTGCTTTGGTATAGAGATATTGGGAGATATGGGTCTGGAGATTTTTCAATGGCTGTTGTGCAAGCTAATCAAGTACTCGAGGACAAGTGCCAGATCGAGTCTGGATCGTTTGGGACTTTTATTGGTGTCTATGATGGTCACGGTGGCCCTGATGCGTCTAGCTATGTCTGTGATCACTTGTTCAGGCACTTTCAAGGTCCGTTATTTTTCAAATTTCATGAATCCTCTTCATTTCTATATGGATTCCCTCTCCCCTGCCCCCCTTTTTAATTGCGTTGGTTTGTGGTTTTGAATCAACCACGTTTCAGTGAACTTTTGTGGAGACTGTTAGTAGTGATATCTCAATCAATTTGTTTTTTCACCCTGAGATTTTGAAAGCTCTGCTTTTGGTTGGGCTTTATATGAGTTGGGACAAGATAGTatcatataaaattaaatttgattttaaaaagtaGCTTTCTTGTTTTAAGAATTAAAACCACTTTAACCTTTTTATTGGATTTGCATGTGTCTTTCATGGTTTTCTTTTAAATCTGAAAAGAATTCAATTTTCGGAGTGGCCACATGTTTGATTATCTTCTTTGTGCTCGTCAATTTTGTGGATAACTGTTTAAGGATATTTCCATTGGGAGTTTGTTTTGATTGGATAACTGTTCAGAGTATCAGGTACAGTTGAAAATTGGAACAGAGCGGTGAAGCATCAGTTGTTCTTTCGTTAGCATATGCGAGTGTCTTCAGTTAAAACCAATGCAATTTTGTTCAAAAGTTGCCAACAGAACTTTTTGCATAGTGTTTAATTACTTCGGTTTTTTTTTGTTTCCCTTTTATGCACCGAAGTGTACTGCAGTTTTTGGTCTTGAAAGTAAGAAAATGCTACCAAAATTCACAATGCATGAAAAATACCTGCTACAGAAACTGGATTCTGCACAAGGCTGATGGCTTTGACACTTGCGCCAGTGTTAATAGTGGGGCTTACTCATTCCATCGTCAGTTTTTCTAAGTTTTTCAGAAAAAAATTTCGCTGGCTTTCTCAGGGAAATGTTTCTTGTTGTTTAACTTTAAATGAGGAGCTGGTCTTATTTTGGCATTCTTGGGCTTTGTGATTATGCAGCAATATCAGCTGATGCACAGGGAGTTGTGGCAGCTGAGACTATTCAAAGAGCTTTTCATGCAACCGAAGAAGGGTTTACTACTCTTGTGTCTGAGTTATGGACTACTTGTCCCCAAATTGCAACTACTGGATCTTGCTGTCTAGTTGGAGTCATATTTCAGCAGACCCTCTTTGTGGCAAACTTGGGAGATTCTAGAGTCGTGTTGGGGAAGAAAGTTGGTAGCACTGGAGACATTGCTGCTATTCAGCTATCAACAGAACATAATGCAAACAATGAGGCCATTCGGCATGAACTCAAGGAACTGCATCCAAATGATCCCCAGATTGTTGTCCTTAAGCATGGAGTTTGGAGAGTAAAGGGGATTATTCAGGTTGTTTCAGAAACCCAATTTATCCTTCACATTGTGTCAAAATGAAGCACGTCATTAGGTGCCTTTTGAGATTCTTGTTGCTTCTTGTATTCTTGGCCATATTCTTTATCTTAAAATGTTAATTAGATGTTTGTGCTACTGCTGAGAAATTATGCAACTATTGATTAGATATCTTGAGGCATTGGCCATGAAATAAAGCAAAAATGATAATTTTCTAATGATTTGTGATTCAGTTGTAAATGCTTCTGGGAACTCATTGACCATTTATTATAGTGGTTAATGCAAACAAATTTCACTGTTATTTCTTGCATTATAGGATATGTAATAATGGATTTACAGTGCTTGGCTGCAGAGTTTCACAGTATAAATAACCGATGGGAGAGAGTCTTAGATTTCGTAGAAGCACAAACTACAGAGCGTAATGGTATATGGCACTGACAAAAACCATGTGGTAAAGTTATCTGTATAAGGATGCAATGGAATTACATTCTTCAcgaagaattatatatatattgaaaatgaTGAATTAATACATTTGAGGATGTGAGGTTATTTCCTAGGAAAAAGACAAAAGCCAATAAGTTGTTTGAAATTTCTTTTTCTATTATAGCAACTTGAAAATTTCAGCATCATTTGAGGCACTAAATTCTGTGCTAATATGTAAAATTGCATGGCAAATATAGCTAGAAGTTTTGTGATATTGTTTATTGATATATTTAAGTAAATAAGGGTATTTGATCATAAAGATTAATTGGATCTCTGTTCCCCCTTCCCCTGACAGATTTATGTTAATATAGAAGTCAACTGTGTCATGGAAATTCCTTGCATATTTTATTTTAGAATGGAATATCAACCTCTAGTTTCTCAACTTTTATTGTTTCTTCACAAGTAGAGATCTAATGTCAAAAACTCCCATCATTGTTTTTGATGCAGGTTTCTAGATCTATAGGCGATGTGTATATGAAACACGTGCAGTACAACAGAGAACCAATTAATGGAAAATTCAGACTTCCTGAACCAATGAACATGCCTATCTTGAATGCTAATCCAACTATCATTTCCCATCCTCTCCATCCGAATGATTCCTTCCTTATATTTGCATCTGACGGGctttgggaacacttgagtaatgaAAAAGCTGTGGATATTGTCCACAGTCATCCACATGCAGTAAGATTtttcctctattttttttttttccctttttccagTCACACTTGTGTGCATTAAAGTTGAATTCATACTTTTGCGTCTGCTTATTTAAGGTGTTCAATCCCTATAAAATTTTATCCTCTGTTAAGCTACTTCAGATCTACTTTTCCACTCAGCTGTTATGTAGAACACTCTGGTGCATTTTGCAAAGAAATTATAGATGATAAGAGTAAAACATCTTTCAGAAGGGTGTGTATATTTTGGAAGTATTAACCTAATTATAGATACCTACTTCATTTCTTCATATGCATCCTATCTTTGGCATTAGGAGAGGTCAAGTGTGCGGCATGGTGCCATGGTGATCCTCAGTTGAATTCGTGGACATAATTAGACATAAAGTAGTTTGATATTTAGCTATGTTTGGTGGGTTAACTTACTGGCTTAGGCATCATCTTGAAGACCTCAAGAAATCAGTCAATAAGATTAAACAGAGTGTATATTAGAATTATATATTGTATTTATGTATGTTGCTTGAATGGTTTCTGCATACATTGGTGTTTTACATGCTCAAAGTAGTTGGATTATCAATTCTCGACTAGGATTTCAATTATCAAAGATCCTAGATTTATAgtgttttaattcatgtttaCCTTCTTATCTTTCTTCAATGTGCACTCTGTACAATTGGGGATATAGTTGAGTGTACATTTAGATTAttgaaatctctctctctctctctctctctctctcttcaaagTAAATAGTCTCTTTTAAAGATAGCTCTAACTGATAATCATTTGTGTTAGATCTGAGCAAGGGTTATGCTATTGGCCTCATGCAAATTATCTGTGTAATACTTGTGGTATTATGTGTCTTAGATTGGATTTGATCAAAACTGAAATCGGACTGAAACTGTAACTAAAACCAAACTGAACCAAGGAGAAATCTTAAGGGCCAGTTACAATCCCTTTGAACCGAAACCGGCCCTAATGAGTCCTGGCTTGTACTCATTGAACTTGTTTTAACGCAGGGAAGTGCCAAAAGGCTTGTGAAGGCTGCCCTACAAGAAGCAGCAAGAAAAAGAGAGATGCGATATTCAGATCTACGTAGGATTGACAAGAAGGTTCGACGCCACTTTCACGATGATATAACAGTCATTGTTTTATTCTTAAATCACGATCTTATATCCAGAGGCACAGTGCAAGACCCTCCACTTTCCATCCGAAGTGCTCTGGAACACTGATAATTTGAAACTCAATTCACATATTTTCTGCTTCCTCTTATTACGGCCAACAGTAACACGAATGCTACACATACCATTGGCAATACATATACGTATATGCTCATCTATATCGATATAGAGGGCACTGACAAAGCTGTTGTGCTACTTGGATACTAATGCTGAGGCCCACTTGTTATGAGAGGCTTAAAATTTGTAAAATGTTGCTTTGCTAGAAAATTACTTAATTTTGCTACGTATAATCCATGTGTACCCTCTTATTATATAATCTGCTTCAATTTCTCTTTCGTTTTCCAGTCTCAGTGTCCATATTTCTTTTTACCGTTccttttaaaaataaatgaaaactgGTTCATTTAACCAACTACATGTCACTTGCATTGGACTGGATTTGTCCAGTGGAAATCATGTAATTGTCTAATGGATTTGTCCCTACCTGTCATTCACTTTCATTCCATTCCTTTCAGGGTTAATTTCATTCATAGCCCATCAACTCAGCTTTCTTGAtcgtattattgatatttttcaattttaatttatattaatttcaatttaaatattattaaaatgtcTCATGATTTATCATTAtaaatttttagattaatttatatCTAAACTTCACACTTATCGTTAAGGCGAATCTACTTTACATGGAGTGgggtcaataattttttttttaaaatcttttatatatatatatatatatatatatatatatatatataaattaaattagatataaTACATTATTAAATTATCCATGCAacccattaaaataaattttatctccttaaaatattattatatttaataaatttatacttaCTTATATGgtaattaatattgaaataaatattaataattattgtatttaatatTTTGATAATTGACATCTAATCTATAAAAAATCTAATGTATCTATTAACTTTGGTGTCTGGTGAAACTGACATTTATATTCTTTGTTACAATCGTAAGTGTTAAAGAGTTTTTTGTATAAtgaaaattataaaactcaattGCAGAGAAATGAAAGatgaattattaaataattatttaattacatatattgAAAGATGTTTTTGATAGCATTAATAATGAAGTGATTAAACAAtgctttttagaaaataaaaatttatttaaaattatagcaATAATTTGTTAATTTATGAATTTATTCTTTTACTCAATTGTTATTATTTATTtacatatattattattttttcagtaaataatttattattgtatATAATATTTTCTTTTCTATTATATCAAGGAAAACAAAACTTTTTTGAGCTCACTAATTTAATTTGTTGGTTCCGCATTTGGTTGTTGTCCCTTAATTTTGATAAATATAATACACCCATTCTTCAACTTTAATTTacctcataaaaatttttaaattttaattttatataaaaataattttaatataaaatgtactaaataataattaagatttgatatattattttattaatttaacaaataaagataaaaagtaTATACAATATTAACCCAAAAAAAGTTAAAATCATTCATACTTAATTAAGgtttaaatattttcaaaataagttAAATAATCATatgctattaattttttttattacattaaaataaatcaaataattaaaataaattagatataaattttttagatattaacttaaaattgaattaaaaatatttcatataataaattaaattatttttaaaaatatgattttattttaaacaaataaaaaataaatagagatTTAAAATTTTAGGCTAAATATAAAGActgtaataaatttattttattgagaaatgatgaataaaatttagttatatattaatctaaaaattataataataaaaatttaataatatcaaaattaaaaataaaaaaattttataatacaaaTTAAAATGGAGAGGCACAGTGTCACTTAAGTTGAAAGACAAGGGTGAAATTAACCTGGTGGCTCGTTCTTAAAACCCAAAAAATCAAAAAACGACTTGCCGTTCTCTTAGCACAACGGGACGAAGGATCCGACTTAAAACTGAGCACACAGAATTGTTAATTCCAAAAAGTAGGGGCAATTGGGGAATTGTATCAGTCCAATGGAGTTCTTTCGCGGAAGACCTAGCCTGGTAGAGAATCACACCAGAGAGTCTCAACGAGCGATCTAAACTACTGATGCTTCATGAATCATTTTCCCTTCTTCCAAGTTAACAATTCCTGCTTATTCCTACTTTAATTATGTCTAGGAAATCAAATTCAGGCTTTCTATTTCTATATTACGCGACGA
The Hevea brasiliensis isolate MT/VB/25A 57/8 chromosome 15, ASM3005281v1, whole genome shotgun sequence genome window above contains:
- the LOC110669425 gene encoding probable protein phosphatase 2C 42; the encoded protein is MLQALMNLLSLCFRPFGHDSSTSGNFESAGVGKEGKDGLLWYRDIGRYGSGDFSMAVVQANQVLEDKCQIESGSFGTFIGVYDGHGGPDASSYVCDHLFRHFQAISADAQGVVAAETIQRAFHATEEGFTTLVSELWTTCPQIATTGSCCLVGVIFQQTLFVANLGDSRVVLGKKVGSTGDIAAIQLSTEHNANNEAIRHELKELHPNDPQIVVLKHGVWRVKGIIQVSRSIGDVYMKHVQYNREPINGKFRLPEPMNMPILNANPTIISHPLHPNDSFLIFASDGLWEHLSNEKAVDIVHSHPHAGSAKRLVKAALQEAARKREMRYSDLRRIDKKVRRHFHDDITVIVLFLNHDLISRGTVQDPPLSIRSALEH